A stretch of Dyella sp. BiH032 DNA encodes these proteins:
- the lapB gene encoding lipopolysaccharide assembly protein LapB, producing the protein MIALYVLALLIPVAFVSGWWTARSAGAKRSGAQVSELSSDYFRGLNYLLNEEQDKAIEVFLRLAEYNRDTVETHLALGNLFRRRGEVDRAIRLHQHLVSRPGLSDAMKTVALLELGEDYMRAGLLDRAETLFSDLVAMDAHAPSALRHLIAIYQHERDWHKAIEHARRLEAMTGEDEAGMIAQFYCELAEQARQHGARQDAREYLRQAFACQADCVRAFMLTGRLHAEEGEHDQAVDVYEAAVEADIAFVPEILPPLLNSYARSQQMERAERFLRDILERYHGISPVLALTRLYQQRDGERTAIDFLTSQLRQRPSVRGLMALIDATMDKVEGEARENFLILRDLTRKLLEGQAMYRCSRCGFGAKAHHWQCPSCKSWSTIRPIHGVANE; encoded by the coding sequence ATGATCGCCCTCTATGTGCTGGCCCTGCTGATCCCGGTCGCCTTCGTCAGTGGCTGGTGGACCGCCCGGAGCGCTGGAGCAAAACGCTCGGGCGCCCAGGTAAGCGAGCTGTCTTCCGACTATTTCCGCGGTCTGAACTACCTGCTCAACGAGGAGCAGGACAAGGCTATCGAGGTATTCCTGCGCCTCGCGGAATACAACCGCGACACCGTGGAAACCCATCTCGCGCTCGGCAACCTGTTCCGTCGACGCGGCGAGGTGGACCGCGCCATCCGCCTGCACCAGCACCTGGTCTCCAGGCCTGGCCTTTCCGATGCGATGAAAACCGTCGCGCTCCTGGAACTGGGCGAGGACTACATGCGTGCCGGACTGCTCGATCGCGCCGAAACGCTGTTCTCCGATCTCGTCGCGATGGATGCCCATGCGCCGTCGGCGCTGCGCCATTTGATCGCGATCTATCAACACGAGCGCGACTGGCACAAAGCCATCGAACATGCGCGCCGTCTGGAAGCGATGACCGGCGAAGACGAGGCCGGCATGATCGCCCAGTTCTATTGCGAGCTCGCCGAGCAGGCCCGCCAGCATGGCGCGCGCCAGGATGCGCGGGAATACCTGCGCCAAGCCTTCGCCTGTCAGGCTGATTGCGTCCGCGCCTTCATGCTCACCGGACGCCTCCATGCCGAAGAAGGCGAGCACGATCAAGCGGTCGATGTCTATGAAGCGGCCGTCGAGGCGGATATCGCCTTCGTGCCGGAAATTCTTCCGCCGCTGCTCAACAGCTATGCGCGCTCCCAGCAGATGGAGCGCGCCGAGCGTTTCCTGCGCGATATCCTGGAGCGCTATCACGGCATTTCGCCGGTGCTGGCGTTGACCCGCCTGTACCAGCAGCGCGACGGTGAGCGCACGGCGATCGATTTCCTCACCTCACAGTTGCGTCAGCGTCCCTCGGTGCGAGGCCTGATGGCGCTGATCGACGCGACCATGGACAAGGTCGAAGGCGAGGCGCGCGAGAACTTCCTGATCCTGCGCGACCTCACCAGGAAGCTGCTGGAAGGGCAGGCGATGTATCGCTGCAGCCGCTGCGGCTTCGGCGCCAAGGCGCACCATTGGCAGTGCCCGAGCTGCAAGAGCTGGAGCACGATCCGCCCGATCCACGGCGTCGCGAACGAGTGA
- a CDS encoding LapA family protein: MRLIVTLILLLFVAAGVVVGALNADLVDYDLAFARFQMPKGAAVLAAMVLGWLLGGLTAWLGVSMRHRRHRRQSARATDSRSPADA; the protein is encoded by the coding sequence ATGCGATTGATCGTCACGCTCATCCTTCTGCTCTTCGTCGCCGCCGGCGTGGTGGTGGGCGCGCTCAACGCCGACCTGGTCGACTATGACCTGGCATTCGCACGTTTCCAGATGCCGAAGGGCGCGGCCGTGCTCGCCGCCATGGTGCTTGGGTGGCTGCTTGGTGGCCTGACCGCGTGGCTTGGGGTCAGCATGCGCCACCGTCGTCATCGCAGGCAATCCGCCCGCGCCACGGATTCCAGGTCGCCCGCAGACGCATGA
- a CDS encoding NADPH-dependent 2,4-dienoyl-CoA reductase — translation MDYPHLFAPLDLGHTTLPNRILMGSMHTGLEDKAADYDKLAAYFAERARGGVGLMVTGGIAPSIQGWLKPFGGRLSLPWHVAPHRKLTRAVHAEGGKLCMQILHAGRYGYHPLSVAPSKIKSPITPFTPRALSARGVERTIRDFVHCAQLAQDAGYDGIEVMGSEGYLINQFLVERTNRRTDAWGGDAARRMRFPVEIVRRTREAVGRDFIIIYRLSMLDLVEQGQTWDDIATLAKAIETAGASIINTGIGWHEARIPTIVTSVPRAGFAWVTRKLKGQVGIPLITTNRINMPDVAERILADGDADMVSMARPLLADPDWAAKARAGRADRINTCIACNQACLDHVFQNRRASCLVNPRACHETELVIAPAARRKRIAVVGAGPAGMACASTLAERGHDVTLIDQAEEIGGQFNYAKRIPGKEEFHETLRYYRHRLEDTGVTLRLRTKADAASLRDYHEVVIATGITPRKVVFPGSDDPRVLSYLDVLARDRPVGQRVAIIGAGGIGFDVAEFLVEHAPSPTTDVTRWTREWGVDMLLEARGGLLAGAPERPARQIWLMQRSEGRPGARLNKTTGWVHRATLKNKQVAMLGGVTYERFDDTGLHITVEGKSQVLPADNVVVCAGQEPLRELADALLAMGVTPHVIGGADVAAELDAKRAIAQGMRLASTL, via the coding sequence ATGGACTACCCCCATCTCTTCGCACCGCTCGACCTCGGTCATACGACCCTGCCCAACCGCATCCTGATGGGCTCGATGCACACGGGCCTGGAGGACAAAGCGGCGGACTACGACAAGCTCGCCGCCTACTTCGCCGAGCGGGCCCGCGGCGGCGTCGGATTGATGGTCACCGGCGGTATCGCGCCCAGCATCCAGGGCTGGCTCAAGCCGTTCGGGGGACGTCTCTCGTTGCCCTGGCACGTCGCCCCGCATCGCAAGTTGACCCGCGCGGTCCACGCGGAAGGCGGCAAGCTGTGCATGCAGATCCTGCATGCGGGGCGCTACGGCTATCATCCGCTGTCAGTCGCGCCCTCGAAGATCAAATCTCCCATCACGCCATTCACGCCCCGCGCACTGTCTGCCCGTGGCGTCGAGCGCACCATCCGTGACTTCGTCCATTGCGCGCAGCTGGCCCAGGATGCCGGCTACGACGGCATCGAAGTGATGGGCTCCGAGGGTTACCTGATCAACCAGTTCCTCGTCGAGCGCACCAACCGCCGAACGGACGCCTGGGGCGGCGACGCTGCCCGGCGCATGCGCTTCCCGGTGGAGATCGTGCGGCGCACGCGAGAAGCGGTGGGCCGGGACTTCATCATCATCTATCGCCTTTCCATGCTGGATCTGGTCGAACAAGGCCAGACCTGGGACGACATCGCGACGCTCGCGAAGGCCATCGAAACCGCCGGCGCCAGCATCATCAATACGGGTATCGGCTGGCATGAAGCGCGGATCCCGACCATTGTCACCAGCGTCCCCCGCGCCGGTTTCGCCTGGGTGACCCGCAAGCTGAAGGGCCAGGTCGGCATTCCGCTGATCACCACCAACCGCATCAACATGCCCGACGTCGCGGAGCGAATCCTCGCCGACGGCGATGCCGACATGGTGTCGATGGCCAGGCCATTGCTGGCCGATCCCGACTGGGCGGCCAAGGCCCGCGCTGGGCGCGCCGACCGCATCAATACATGCATTGCGTGCAACCAGGCCTGCCTGGACCACGTATTCCAGAACAGACGCGCGAGCTGCCTGGTCAATCCGCGTGCCTGCCACGAGACCGAGCTGGTCATCGCGCCGGCGGCACGCCGCAAACGCATTGCCGTCGTCGGTGCAGGCCCCGCGGGCATGGCCTGCGCCAGCACGCTGGCCGAGCGCGGCCACGACGTCACGCTGATCGATCAAGCCGAGGAAATCGGCGGGCAGTTCAACTACGCCAAGCGCATCCCGGGAAAAGAGGAATTCCACGAGACGCTGCGCTACTACCGGCATCGACTCGAGGACACGGGCGTCACGCTGCGGTTGCGCACGAAAGCGGATGCCGCTTCGCTGCGCGATTACCACGAAGTGGTGATTGCCACCGGTATCACCCCACGCAAAGTCGTGTTTCCCGGCAGCGACGATCCCCGTGTCCTGAGTTACCTGGACGTGCTGGCGCGCGATCGCCCGGTCGGGCAGCGCGTAGCGATCATCGGTGCCGGCGGCATCGGTTTCGACGTGGCCGAATTCCTGGTGGAACACGCCCCCTCCCCCACCACCGACGTGACGCGCTGGACGCGTGAGTGGGGGGTGGACATGCTCCTCGAAGCCCGCGGCGGCCTGCTCGCCGGCGCGCCGGAACGCCCGGCTCGCCAGATCTGGCTCATGCAGCGTTCCGAAGGCCGGCCGGGTGCGCGCCTCAACAAGACCACCGGCTGGGTCCACCGCGCGACGCTCAAGAACAAACAGGTCGCCATGCTCGGCGGCGTGACCTACGAGCGCTTCGACGATACCGGCCTGCACATCACCGTCGAAGGCAAATCACAGGTACTGCCGGCGGACAACGTCGTCGTCTGCGCCGGCCAGGAACCCCTGCGCGAACTCGCCGACGCCCTGCTCGCCATGGGCGTGACGCCTCACGTCATCGGCGGCGCGGACGTGGCTGCGGAACTGGACGCCAAGCGGGCCATCGCCCAGGGAATGCGACTGGCCAGCACGCTCTGA
- the rpsA gene encoding 30S ribosomal protein S1, translating to MTESFAELFEQSQQAISKLKPGAIVSGIVVEIRNDVVVINAGLKSEGIVPIEQFKDESGTLEVQVGDEVKVALDALEDGFGETKLSREKAKRSMVWDDLEAAFEKEETITGKISGKVKGGFTVDIKDVRAFLPGSLVDVRPVRDPVYLEGKDLEFKIIKLDRKRNNVVVSRRAVVETEFSEEREKLLERLTEGAVVKGTVKNLTDYGAFVDLGGIDGLLHITDMAWKRVRHPSEVVNVGDELDVRVLKYDRERNRVSLGLKQLGDDPWVAIARRYPVGSRLFGKVSNVTDYGCFVEIEPGVEGLVHVSEMDWTNKNVNPAKVVQVGDETEVMVLDVDEERRRISLGIKQTRSNPWEAFAAMHKKGDKVSGQIKSITDFGIFIGLDGGIDGLVHLSDISWQGTGEDLVRNFKKGDEIEAVVLAVDPERERISLGIKQMEQDPFGQFMATNPRGTVVTGTVKEVDAKGAVVDLGEGVEGYIRANDIAKERIDDATQHLKVGDKVEAKFTGMDRKGRQLQLSIRAKDEEELQDAMQEYSSASGGTTKLGALLKEQLNKAD from the coding sequence ATGACTGAAAGTTTTGCCGAGCTGTTTGAACAGAGCCAACAGGCCATCTCCAAGCTGAAGCCGGGCGCCATCGTCAGCGGCATCGTTGTGGAAATCCGCAACGACGTCGTCGTCATCAACGCCGGCCTCAAGAGCGAAGGCATCGTCCCGATCGAGCAGTTCAAGGACGAGAGCGGCACGCTCGAGGTGCAGGTGGGCGACGAAGTGAAGGTCGCTCTCGACGCACTGGAAGACGGCTTCGGCGAGACCAAGCTCTCCCGCGAGAAGGCCAAGCGTTCCATGGTGTGGGACGACCTCGAAGCGGCCTTCGAGAAGGAAGAGACCATCACCGGCAAGATCTCCGGCAAGGTCAAGGGCGGTTTCACCGTCGACATCAAAGACGTCCGCGCGTTCCTGCCGGGCTCGCTGGTCGACGTGCGCCCGGTCCGCGACCCGGTGTACCTCGAGGGCAAGGACCTCGAGTTCAAGATCATCAAGCTGGACCGCAAGCGCAACAACGTGGTCGTCAGCCGCCGCGCCGTCGTCGAGACCGAGTTCTCCGAGGAGCGCGAGAAGCTGCTTGAGCGCCTGACCGAAGGCGCGGTGGTCAAGGGCACCGTCAAGAACCTCACCGACTACGGCGCGTTCGTGGACCTGGGCGGCATCGACGGCCTGCTGCACATCACGGACATGGCGTGGAAGCGCGTGCGTCATCCGTCCGAAGTCGTCAACGTCGGCGACGAGCTGGACGTGCGCGTGCTGAAGTACGACCGCGAGCGCAACCGCGTGTCGCTGGGCCTGAAGCAGCTGGGCGACGACCCGTGGGTCGCCATCGCTCGCCGCTACCCGGTCGGCAGCCGCCTGTTCGGCAAGGTCTCCAACGTCACCGATTACGGCTGCTTCGTCGAGATCGAGCCGGGCGTGGAAGGCCTGGTCCACGTGTCCGAGATGGACTGGACCAACAAGAACGTCAACCCGGCCAAGGTCGTGCAGGTCGGCGACGAGACCGAAGTGATGGTGCTGGACGTGGACGAAGAGCGTCGCCGCATCTCGCTGGGCATCAAGCAGACCCGCTCCAACCCGTGGGAAGCCTTCGCCGCCATGCACAAGAAGGGCGACAAGGTGTCCGGCCAGATCAAGTCGATCACCGACTTCGGCATCTTCATCGGCCTGGACGGCGGCATCGACGGCCTGGTCCACCTGTCCGACATCTCGTGGCAGGGTACGGGCGAAGACCTCGTGCGCAACTTCAAGAAGGGCGACGAGATCGAGGCCGTGGTGCTGGCGGTGGATCCGGAGCGCGAGCGCATCTCCCTCGGCATCAAGCAGATGGAGCAGGATCCGTTCGGTCAGTTCATGGCCACTAACCCGCGCGGCACGGTCGTCACCGGCACGGTGAAGGAAGTGGACGCGAAGGGCGCGGTGGTCGACCTGGGCGAGGGCGTGGAGGGTTACATCCGCGCGAACGACATCGCCAAGGAGCGCATCGACGACGCCACCCAGCACCTGAAGGTGGGCGACAAGGTCGAGGCCAAGTTCACCGGCATGGACCGCAAGGGTCGCCAGCTGCAGCTCTCCATCCGCGCCAAGGATGAAGAGGAACTGCAGGACGCGATGCAGGAGTACTCGTCGGCTTCCGGCGGTACGACCAAGCTCGGCGCCCTGCTGAAAGAGCAGCTGAACAAGGCCGACTAA
- a CDS encoding acyl-CoA-binding protein, translating into MSDDLQREFQQAAEDVQGLGERPDNDTLLKLYALYKQGSEGEVHGDVPGFFDFVGTAKYEAWAKLRDMPRDEAMRRYIALVRQLLG; encoded by the coding sequence ATGAGCGACGACCTTCAACGCGAGTTCCAGCAAGCCGCCGAGGACGTCCAGGGGCTGGGCGAACGGCCCGACAACGACACCCTCCTCAAACTGTACGCGCTCTACAAGCAGGGGTCCGAAGGCGAGGTCCACGGCGATGTACCCGGCTTTTTCGACTTTGTCGGGACGGCCAAATACGAGGCCTGGGCCAAGCTGCGCGACATGCCGCGGGACGAAGCCATGCGCCGCTACATCGCCCTGGTACGCCAGCTGCTCGGCTGA
- a CDS encoding glycosyltransferase family 4 protein, whose product MTPFMLASGMVLAALLIALIVVRIAIAYAHRRGMFDQPGQRRSHSIPTPRGGGIGMVAAVLATSPWALLVLAPAWSWPVPLALALGTVLVAAIGWWDDHHSLPVLPRLGVQLASCALFGIAMSAGAISWLWLPVLVLGGAWSINLHNFMDGIDGLLAQQCLFVAIGLGMLAAGAGQTSLAVAVACLAAAALGFWCYNRPRAAIFMGDVGSGTLGFLLFAFTALLWRTETALLWPALTLSSSFITDASLTLLSRFLKGRRWYTPHREHLYQWLVRSGMSHAAGGACYLAWNLLVAAPLAWLSWFCRGWGWTICVVTYLIAGAAWMLAKRYCLWRTQHKASHVAT is encoded by the coding sequence ATGACGCCTTTCATGCTGGCCTCAGGGATGGTGCTGGCAGCACTGCTGATCGCCTTGATCGTGGTGCGCATCGCGATCGCATACGCCCATCGCCGGGGCATGTTCGACCAGCCCGGCCAGCGGCGTTCGCATTCCATTCCCACCCCCCGTGGCGGCGGCATCGGCATGGTCGCTGCCGTGCTCGCGACGTCGCCCTGGGCGCTGCTTGTGCTGGCACCGGCCTGGTCCTGGCCCGTGCCGCTGGCGTTGGCCCTGGGAACGGTCCTCGTCGCCGCGATCGGCTGGTGGGACGACCATCACTCCTTGCCGGTGCTGCCGCGGCTCGGCGTGCAGCTGGCGTCGTGCGCCCTGTTCGGGATAGCCATGAGCGCGGGCGCCATCTCCTGGCTATGGCTGCCGGTCTTGGTGCTTGGTGGGGCCTGGAGCATCAATCTGCACAACTTCATGGATGGAATCGATGGCCTGCTCGCCCAGCAATGCCTGTTCGTAGCCATCGGCCTGGGCATGCTGGCCGCCGGAGCGGGACAGACCTCCCTGGCGGTCGCGGTTGCCTGCCTGGCGGCGGCCGCGCTGGGTTTCTGGTGTTACAACCGGCCCCGGGCGGCGATCTTCATGGGCGATGTAGGCAGCGGGACGCTTGGTTTCCTTCTCTTCGCCTTCACGGCCCTGCTGTGGCGGACCGAGACAGCCCTGCTCTGGCCGGCCTTGACCCTGAGTTCATCCTTCATAACGGACGCTAGCCTTACTCTTCTGAGCCGTTTTCTGAAGGGACGGCGCTGGTACACTCCGCACCGCGAACACCTGTATCAATGGCTGGTTCGCAGTGGCATGTCGCATGCGGCGGGGGGGGCGTGCTATCTGGCCTGGAACCTTCTGGTCGCCGCGCCGCTGGCGTGGCTGTCATGGTTCTGTCGGGGCTGGGGGTGGACGATCTGCGTCGTTACGTATTTGATCGCAGGCGCAGCTTGGATGCTCGCCAAGCGCTACTGTCTGTGGCGTACCCAGCACAAGGCCAGTCATGTCGCTACGTAA
- a CDS encoding integration host factor subunit beta, whose protein sequence is MTKSELIEALARRQTHLAFSDVELAVKSVIEQMSNALSQGERIEVRGFGSFALHYRPPRMGRNPKTGEAVALPGKHVPHFKPGKELRERVNQSLAEAASA, encoded by the coding sequence ATGACCAAATCCGAATTGATCGAAGCGCTGGCTCGGCGCCAGACCCATCTGGCCTTTAGCGATGTCGAGCTGGCCGTCAAGAGCGTCATCGAGCAGATGAGCAACGCGCTTTCGCAAGGCGAGCGCATCGAGGTGCGCGGGTTCGGCAGCTTCGCGCTGCATTACCGTCCGCCGCGCATGGGCCGCAATCCCAAGACCGGCGAGGCGGTGGCCCTGCCGGGCAAGCATGTCCCCCATTTCAAGCCGGGCAAGGAACTGCGGGAACGCGTCAATCAGTCGTTGGCTGAGGCAGCTTCCGCATAA
- the cmk gene encoding (d)CMP kinase, with amino-acid sequence MSPSPPVPVLTIDGPSGSGKGTISRLVAEHLGWRLLDSGALYRAVGYAAGMEGLDLSDAEAVTRCAQHVKIRFQAAPDGGDTHVLVNGHDATDELRTETAGAAASAIASIPSVRAALVDLQLGFRKAPGLVADGRDMGTVIFPDAPFKVFLTASAAERAKRRYKQLKEKGLSVTLASLQREIEARDARDASRAVAPLKPAEDAVLVDTTGMSIDDVVAKVLAVLQPHPAA; translated from the coding sequence ATGAGTCCCTCGCCACCCGTTCCCGTGCTCACCATCGACGGGCCTTCGGGATCCGGCAAGGGCACCATCAGCCGCCTGGTGGCCGAGCATCTGGGGTGGCGCCTGCTGGATTCCGGCGCGCTTTACCGGGCGGTCGGGTACGCGGCGGGCATGGAAGGGCTCGATCTTTCCGATGCGGAGGCCGTCACCCGCTGCGCCCAGCACGTGAAGATCCGCTTCCAGGCGGCCCCGGACGGCGGCGACACCCATGTGCTGGTCAACGGCCACGACGCCACGGACGAGCTGCGCACGGAGACCGCCGGCGCGGCCGCTTCGGCGATCGCCTCGATCCCCTCGGTCCGGGCGGCCCTGGTGGACCTGCAGCTGGGCTTCCGCAAGGCCCCCGGACTGGTGGCCGACGGCCGGGACATGGGCACCGTGATCTTTCCGGATGCGCCCTTCAAGGTGTTCCTGACGGCGAGCGCCGCTGAGAGGGCGAAAAGGCGCTATAAACAGTTGAAAGAAAAGGGGCTCAGCGTTACACTTGCCAGCCTTCAGCGCGAGATCGAGGCGCGTGATGCCAGGGATGCGTCCCGGGCAGTCGCGCCGCTCAAGCCGGCCGAGGATGCGGTCCTGGTGGATACCACCGGCATGAGCATCGACGATGTCGTCGCGAAAGTACTTGCCGTCCTGCAGCCTCACCCGGCTGCCTGA